One genomic window of Medicago truncatula cultivar Jemalong A17 chromosome 1, MtrunA17r5.0-ANR, whole genome shotgun sequence includes the following:
- the LOC11415192 gene encoding calcium homeostasis endoplasmic reticulum protein gives MERPNHDYAAASAMAYAQQQRPAANMQQQQQFGFHPQHQQFPSAMHGPPFIPPGPGAAHPSMQQFPFHHAMQHQLHHQGPPPPHLLLQQQHQAPPAFPSHYPPHLAPSPFFDSAPPPVAPPSDPELQKRIDKLVEYAVKNGPEFEAMICEKQRDNPSYSFLFGGEGNAYYRFKLWLSSRPPSGPFNQPFPSSSVSMIHPSPNPMMSPSPSGPPMNPIGIGSSPSMLVPPPFQQFYDQQHHHQHHQSFGLHGRPEYDQSSKSFKGLSGPLPSDVAMELSNVLNNLNGTKESIKGAKLWFMQRAPFAPALAETLRDRVFAFDDVERQLHIIYLANDILFDSLNRRASTHDLDNEALAFKPVLGSMLARIYHNPQSNEEYRKRLQQMVEFWASKEVFDQETISSLKVEMFSGPQTNSFPATQKDLSSASADSGAGILQTPNHIVQQWQADRMSSGTIVLDQDRPDKLLGQSIAAQQFLTNSAPPSAFPGSMGIPSSVQPTNQPPSSGTGEQLPPYPLFPPGLIPGMVRKMQIGSGVPYSPMSPLDIPTMIPPSTVPPSEILQRVSKFFKEIGEVNPSEGPMNSESRDEDDEYDGEYERESQVRKGGACIPPPPHLQQIDPETGTYADGSVDRKPGSSGSGRLGLGATADPNEVSQYDDVYSSYRKQRSTNYHTSMSARATVK, from the exons ATGGAACGTCCAAATCATGATTATGCAGCTGCGTCTGCTATGGCATATGCTCAGCAACAGCGACCGGCTGCTAATATGCAACAGCAGCAACAGTTTGGATTTCATCCCCAACATCAGCAGTTTCCTTCTGCAATGCACGGTCCACCTTTTATACCCCCTGGTCCCGGTGCTGCACATCCCTCTATGCAGCAGTTTCCTTTTCATCATGCAATGCAACACCAGCTGCACCATCAAGGCCCTCCTCCACCCCATCTTCTTCTCCAGCAGCAGCATCAAGCACCACCTGCATTCCCTTCTCATTATCCTCCGCATCTTGCTCCATCACCATTTTTTGATTCTGCTCCACCCCCAGTTGCTCCTCCTTCTGATCCTGAGCTTCAGAAGAGAATTGACAAACTTGTTGAGTATGCGGTGAAAAATGGCCCTGAATTTGAAGCCATGATTTGTGAAAAGCAACGGGATAATCCTTCTTATAGTTTTCTCTTTGGTGGGGAGGGCAATGCTTATTACCGTTTTAAGCTTTGGTTATCAAGTCGACCCCCAAGTGGTCCATTCAACCAACCATTTCCGTCATCTTCTGTGTCAATGATCCATCCTTCTCCTAATCCAATGATGAGCCCATCTCCTAGTGGTCCTCCAATGAATCCGATCGGAATTGGATCTTCACCTTCAATGCTAGTCCCGCCTCCATTCCAACAATTCTATGATCAACAACACCACCATCAACATCATCAGTCTTTTGGGCTTCATGGTCGACCTGAGTATGATCAGTCATCCAAGTCTTTCAAAGGGCTCTCCGGACCACTTCCATCTGATGTTGCAATGGAACtgagtaatgttcttaacaatTTGAATGGTACAAAGGAATCCATTAAAGGGGCTAAACTCTGGTTCATGCAGAGAGCACCATTTGCACCAGCTCTAGCAGAGACTCTTAGAGATAGGGTATTTGCATTTGATGATGTTGAGAGACAGTTACATATAATATACCTTGCAAACGACATTCTTTTTGACAG CTTAAATCGAAGGGCAAGTACTCACGACCTTGACAATGAGGCCCTTGCGTTTAAACCTGTTTTAGGCTCTATGCTTGCAAGAATTTATCATAATCCACAAAGCAATGAGGAATATAGGAAAAGATTGCAGCAAATGGTGGAGTTCTGGGCTTCTAAAGAGGTATTTGATCAAGAGACTATATCTTCACTCAAGGTTGAAATGTTTAGTGGGCCGCAGACAAATTCTTTTCCTGCAACACAAAAGGACTTATCTTCTGCTTCAGCAGATTCAGGTGCAG GAATACTACAGACTCCAAATCATATTGTCCAGCAGTGGCAAGCTGATAGGATGAGCTCTGGTACAATTGTCTTGGATCAAGATCGCCCCGATAAACTTCTGGGGCAATCTATTGCAGCTCAGCAATTTCTTACAAATTCTGCTCCTCCTAGTGCCTTTCCAGGGTCCATGGGTATACCATCTTCTGTTCAACCAACCAATCAACCTCCATCATCCGGCACAGGCGAACAATTACCTCCATATCCACTGTTTCCACCTGGCCTCATTCCTGGAATGGTTAGAAAGATGCAGATTGGCAGTGGGGTCCCTTATTCTCCTATGAGCCCTTTGGATATCCCAACTATGATACCACCGTCAACTGTACCACCATCAGAAATTCTTCAAAGAGTGTCCaagttttttaaagaaattggaGAGGTAAATCCTTCCGAGGGACCTATGAATTCTGAATCaagagatgaagatgatgaatacgatggagaatatgagagagaatCTCAAGTACGAAAGGGAGGTGCTTGCATACCTCCACCCCCACACTTGCAGCAGATTGATCCAGAGACAGGGACCTATGCCGATGGAAGTGTAGATCGCAAGCCGGGGTCAAGTGGCTCGGGAAGGTTAGGACTTGGGGCCACAGCCGATCCAAATGAGGTGAGTCAGTATGATGATGTATATTCATCTTATAGGAAGCAGAGAAGCACAAATTATCATACATCCATGAGTGCTAGAGCGACGGTGAAATGA